DNA sequence from the Rhizoctonia solani chromosome 10, complete sequence genome:
GGCACGCAGGCGAAAGTTCAGCGAGCCCGCACAGGCCCGACCTCCGCGTGTGAGATTGACCCAGCCCCTGGAACGAGAAGGCGGAAGGCCTCAAAGCATGTTTGGGGGTGATGTTCAAGATCTATTCGATGCTTTGTATGGAGACCGTACCCATCGCAATCCATCATCTTCGTACGGGAGACGCGCAAAATCATCAGATTCTCGAGCGAGACAGAAACGAGTGGATCCCATTTGGACGCCGGAGGCAGAGATGCAAGAGCCTGAAGGTGTAAGCGGCACTGCTTCCGTATCGTACTTGAGCATTTTCTAACTTTTTACTTGCTTTGCAGAGTGCAGTGTCGGATACAGGTGATACTGGTAGCACTGTAGTACCCGTGTCGATCCCAGATCCGAGCGCTCATGCCACTTCTGAATCCACGATCGACGTCAAAACTGAAGAGCCCAGTGCCGAGACAAACCAATCTCAATCCGCCATTTCCGATATCCTTAAATCCTTCTCTGATCTCAAGTCCTCATTTACATTCCCCGAAAAACTTGACTTTCTCAACTCGCCTGACGATGCCGATGCAGTGACACCTAAACTTGCATATACTCGCAACAACGCTCCACTCCATCAACAGGAGCATCTCCTTATGGGCCTTTTAACCAAATTGGACGCGGTCGAATCGTATGGCCAAGAAACTATTCGCAAGGCACGGAAGGACGCTGTTCTCCTGATCGAACGGGAGTTGGAGGAACTGGATGTCAAGAAACTTCAAAAATGGCGCGAGCAGTTCAAGGACGTAAGCACTGCGACTTTACGCGATGTTGATACGGAAATGGCTGGTACAGCGCCGGAATTGACTTTGGAGACCCAACCCGAGGTCGATCCTGCTTCCATTCCGCTGCCCCGCGACGAAGACTGTGAACCACATTCCCCAACGAATGTGACATCCGTTGCTTCCTCCGACTCTGTTGTTACCCCAATTGCTCAGGACTCGGATCAACCATCGGTCCTTGGTAGTGCTGAATCAGGAAAGAGGGAGGTCGCTCAGGAAGACCCTCCGGTTTCAGTTGCCGAACAGGCTGATTCTCGCACAGGCATGGTGGAATAATCATCGAATCTTGGTCAAATAAGAAATTGATCCTATTGCGTGATGTGGGAGAAAGGATTTAATGACTTGGAAGATGCATTCTAGCTGTTTCATTTGTTTGGGGACATTGTGGCTATCTTGTACATTACTGAATTCAAATTGTATACTGTGAGAGATTGAATAGTTTGGGATTCCTTTCTTTCAATGGGAGAGTGATCGGTTTTGTTTGTATACAGATGATGGGTGTCCAATTCACTAACATCAGACTATATTCCGAAGCTTGGGAAGGGAGAGCGGCGATAGCTTAGAATCGTATAATACTGCTCTGGATAAGTCCAGGTAGTCTGCACAAACTCTATCTTGTATTTAAGAGGCTCAATTGATCAAACCACAGGGTTCGATCACATAAAAAACAAAAATCTAAGCGCACATATATAGTCAAAAGTAACTCTCGAGCTATATACAGCGTTTGATTTCACAAATGAGTAAGTCGCGCCAGCGTATCGAATACAATGCTTGATTTCCTTGAGCCCTTTCTTCTAAGTTGAAAACACGAACATTTTACTCTTACGCAACGGCCATTCTGGCTGTAGAATGGGGGCCAGAACTGGCTTCGGCGAATACCCAGCCATGCAATTCGATTCGGTGAATGGCATTCAGGTATCTGGAACTCAGCCATACTAAATAGGTACTAGGAAAGATATGGTAAAATTAATCCAGTATCAAGTTTAAATGCAACTACGGAGGTGCGCTGTCTGGGATCAGTGGGGGTGaacatatatatgcatatattggTTGTTCCGTCGATAATGGAACATAATGAATGGTAACTCATGACCAGGGTATGCGTTTGTCCCTTAGGGCTGTCTGCTGATATCGGGGGAGGCCATGTTAGGTGTTCTCTACAGATCTTAGCATCTATCGTATCACCGTACCGCTGGTTCGGAGTTGCGATCGGGTGAAAGCATTTGATCTGCGCAACTACAACATGGTGGTCAATCACAAAtattaaatatatataattaATGATTGCAGGAAATAAACGAGCTATGTGTGACACCCATGGTAATCTTGTTTATgcttctcgagcatttcgGGCTCACTAGCTCCGGCAGATTTTGCATAGTTCCTCCGCTTCTTGCTGTCGACGTATGTATGATTCCACCTGCTGTTGGCGCCGGGGTCCTTTCCGCATAGCCAGATCCTCATGTGAGTTACAGTACTGGTGATACTTGAGTTGTGCGAATGTAAACACTGCATAGAGTGCAATAGATCAGCTGCGGAGTGATATGAGAAGGGGTGAGCCGTCAGGCCGATGCGGAGGGGTTATAGGTGTGCTTTTGATCATGAAAGAAACACGCTTAGAGCGGGGAGTCCTGGAAACCATGTGTCCATGGAGTGTGTTAGAACCACctgatttggaagttgttgGTTATATACCTTTCACGGGAAACCCACAATGGTTTCAATTACAAGCGCCGAATATCTATTTGTCGTGACTCACAGGGGTAGCCAGCCATGCTCAAGCTATGGTCAATCAAACAAGCAGTAATACGGCGAATGCACCTATCACTGTCCTTCCTGTCGAAATCCTCACGCATATCTTTCAATTAGCTTTGGCCGACCAGCCCTGCCCTTTCCAAACAGAATACCACTGGAATGACGAGGATAATCCAGTGCAACTCCCCAAATACCCAGATACAATTGCACAGGTATGCTCACGGTGGCGACGGATTGCAGTTGCTTGTCCTTCCCTGTGGTCTCACATTGACATTGTCCTCTCATGCCCGCTCAGCATTGGGTTCCACGACCGTGCAAAAGTCCATGTGACTAGAGCACAACCATTACCAATAGACATCTACATCATTGATCCAGGTATTTACCGTGAAGCCAAGAAGTCAAACAACAATAGTAGCTTCGAACTGGACTTTCCTGGTGCTGGCCCTCCGGATGAACGTAAAGTATGGAATGAGTTGATGCGCAAGAATAATCCCGAAAACTTTGAGTTCATTTCCCCTGAGGTGATGCCTCGTATAAGAACATTAGGACTACGCGTTCACTACCAATGCCATGCCATACACTCTAGGGCCTTGGAGCATTGCCTTACTAACTGCTTACCTGGGGGTCTCCGTGAACTCAATATAAATGTGCCATATGGTCGATATTTTACTCCGATTTTCCTTCAGCCTGAGGCCT
Encoded proteins:
- a CDS encoding F-box-like protein, with amino-acid sequence MVNQTSSNTANAPITVLPVEILTHIFQLALADQPCPFQTEYHWNDEDNPVQLPKYPDTIAQVCSRWRRIAVACPSLWSHIDIVLSCPLSIGFHDRAKVHVTRAQPLPIDIYIIDPGIYREAKKSNNNSSFELDFPGAGPPDERKVWNELMRKNNPENFEFISPEVMPRIRTLGLRVHYQCHAIHSRALEHCLTNCLPGGLRELNINVPYGRYFTPIFLQPEAYSGPHGRNRTGPGLLYLSDS